Proteins encoded together in one Osmerus eperlanus chromosome 20, fOsmEpe2.1, whole genome shotgun sequence window:
- the prrc2a gene encoding protein PRRC2A isoform X1 codes for MSERSGQTAKGKDGKTKYASLNLFETYKGKSLEAQKPVVPPRHGLQSLGKVASARRMPPPANLPSLKAENKGNDPNVSLVPRDGTGWASKQEPADPKSTDVLSAPQPESQQPVVSQTPAEPTRPRTPPAPEAPAPASAQAAGAKSWAQANVTLGAQGDGGKGSNQQSPFSREEFPTLQAAGDQDRVGREQGTADQWYGPGPSLRPPNVTSWRDGGGRALAPALAGEGVAEGGAGGALVMEGAAVGGVGQVPLSLQQQQNPSSHVPPRNPPAGSPSLPLPQPAVGPGFPAYRGIMPPFMYPPYLPFPPPYGPQGPYRFPPPGEAAPRFARSQGGPDGRPQGGPRGGGEVVKRPSILKQDDLKELDELDHDGDEGWAGAHEEIDYSAKLKFSDDEGEDEGDEERSESKNGARDHQRPQDGPPPGTRSRASDSGGDSRRTPPTTDGPPPPSSKPGWAEEGGSGWGGQGGAPTSYQGRRLGLGGPREQPSPPPGPLLGQGPYSYYRQDRPHNQAGPVAGSGPAALPAGKSAPPQQQAPPQAGGPTPPPQAGLLAPPPGEDEDETWRQRRKQSSTEISAAVERARRRREEEERRMEEERRAACAEKLKRLDEKQHLGGGSKPPSLDGSSTAATAGSPSPSLSASSPNISQPPSPCVDPEEPPLLSVQPGAGPGGDRQRANSNSSYDSNTDTQPCPQPPVPQQQQPLLEAPIAGECKEEAPGGTHPRSGGGGAGGGDPVKGESIGGGAGRQASGLPAQGYSKYQKSLPPRFQRQQQEQLLKQQQQWQQQQHSQVSQQGPLPPQPPAPQGPSPGSTPQPCPKQSPLYQPGSMGRPPPLAMNFDPRWMMMPYMDPRMMQGRPPPMDYYSTNMHPSGMMGRERSDSGGSGSDPFDRQQHPGHPHRGTPPIDPKLAWGPEVFPGGVEGRGLSSPLRQKQEDEDMSKGPRSDTPPVRMREGGPGPIQQPSSASGSSNQTPPPVGNQVGGQGGSHHPHPHQSFMGGRGNYSNFPDSGTRMPPHQQQRGSGGGFSHQDEGPPRGGGQQGQIWGTPHYDRNGRADLSPLESSSHLHHHHGHHPHNPSHFHLQTHKPENGREPKKGDPSPPLHQPSLSSSCSSSSSSSSAREDGSGKAALHHLPTQREHETHGGSGGSVKQDKTTPGHAHSSSQSSAPPPSQHPLHPQAQPQQQGSQQQQHHHAKPREGLRGREQKTETQWGPRPGSSNTPGASSHSRRANAAVGGSARGEDSANPSSDHKPSSQSGGSNANKRAGPIKRPVLKEMKREGGEGEGGEKPNAGGSGKDKEPDSSQPPSAKQDASSGPQSSALSGKDDAAQTAKPRNGGKDRPAGGGGPGRGPKDGDNPAPSSGYSGPPSRRERERSFERGGAASYSARGSRASRGRGGEFYGRGRGYRGTYAAGAPGGSVSTRGRGGGRSSRDYRPSVGTGYHQEFKGETSGGRHGQERSQPNLARARNRSETRSEGSEYEEIPKRRRQRGSETGSESAASDLAQSDKEDRKPSTKNGSDGIPGGGGPARGSQARVFTPRGVPSRRGRGGGGGGGGIYRSGGGGGGMAGAHRSGSGSASQGWSSKPSASVRKQQAPSQSSAPKEPGRGSSGDKKEKAADGSQAQSQGANPPQSQSAPAATAPAPQGSAENGGIGTQQSSTNSTSTSSGPLPLPLSGSEGRGFPPRGFERPPRRRRHGRSQHQQDKPPRFRRLKERENAARINGGVGVIGGGRPSSPSQNSVQDTDCVPNTAPTTGNAQNANHNATTTTNNNSASGHLGSANVNLNSHHHHHYNQGNAGQSQSQHHHNHNPVGGAKSPDFSNHNSDQANEEWETASESSDFTEFREREAGGGKSYSSHHHHHPTGRGGGGGVGEREMTAKESAANKRSFSSQRPGMERQNRRVNTGGGGGGGGGGGGRGPRGPPGGGGGGGAGNGGGNRGERRGNWPSPKNRK; via the exons ATGTCAGAGCGCTCTGGGCAAACTGCAAAGGGGAAGGATGGCAAAACCAAGTATGCATCTCTCAACCTGTTTGAAACCTACAAAGGAAAGAGCCTTGAAGCACAAAAGCCTGTTG TTCCCCCCCGCCATGGCCTGCAGTCTCTTGGTAAAGTTGCCTCCGCGCGGCGCATGCCCCCCCCTGCCAACCTGCCCAGTCTGAAGGCGGAGAACAAAGGCAACGACCCCAACGTCTCCCTCGTTCCCAGAGACGGCACAGGATGGGCAAGCAAGCAGGAACCAGCAGACCCAAAGAG tacCGATGTATTGTCAGCACCGCAGCCGGAGTCGCAGCAGCCTGTGGTTTCACAGACGCCTGCAGAACCGACTCGTCCGAGAACCCCCCCAGCTCCAGAG GCTCCGGCCCCGGCTTCAGCCCAGGCCGCAGGGGCAAAGTCCTGGGCTCAGGCCAATGTTACACTTGGAGCACAAGGAGATG GTGGAAAGGGATCAAACCAACAGTCGCCATTCTCTCGCGAGGAATTTCCCACCCTGCAGGCGGCTGGCGACCAGGACAGGGTTGGCAGAGAACAGGGCACTGCAGATCAGTGGTATGGGCCCGGACCAAGCCTCCGCCCCCCGA acgTTACAAGCTGGCGGGACGGTGGGGGCCGCGCCCTGGCGCCCGCCCtggcgggggagggggtagcGGAGGGTGGTGCTGGAGGGGCCTTGGTGATGGAGGGGGCGGCGGTCGGAGGGGTTGGCCAGGTTCCGCTTtctctccagcagcagcagaatcCCTCGTCCCACGTGCCACCTAGGAACCCGCCCGCGGgcagcccctccctgcccctccctcagccGGCGGTGGGTCCCGGCTTCCCTGCCTACCGAGGGATCATGCCCCCCTTC aTGTACCCTCCCTACCTGCCCTTCCCGCCTCCCTACGGCCCCCAGGGGCCCTACAGGTTCCCCCCACCGGGAGAGGCAGCCCCCAG GTTCGCTCGTTCCCAGGGCGGCCCAGACGGGAGGCCCCAGGGTGGGCCACgtggtgggggagaggtggtgaAGCGTCCCTCCATCCTGAAGCAGGATGACCTGAAGGAGCTGGACGAGCTGGACCATGATGGAGACGAGGGCTGGGCAG GAGCTCACGAGGAGATCGACTACTCGGCCAAGCTGAAGTTCAGCGACGACGAAGGGGAGGACGAgggggacgaggagaggagcgagagcaAGAACGGAGCGCG GGACCACCAGAGGCCCCAGGACGGCCCTCCTCCAGGCACCCGCTCGCGAGCCTCCGACAGCGGGGGCGACAGTCGCCGCACCCCTCCCACCACCGacggccccccgcccccctccagcaAGCCAGGCTGGGCCGAGGAGGGGGGCAGCGGctgggggggccagggaggtgCCCCCACCTCCTACCAG GGACGTAGGCTTGGGCTGGGTGGTCCCCGGGAgcagccctcccccccaccagggCCTCTCCTCGGACAGGGGCCCTACTCCTACTACCGACAG gaccGCCCTCATAACCAGGCTGGCCCAGTCGCAGGCTCCGGCCCTGCCGCCCTGCCCGCAGGGAAGTCCGCCCCTCCCCAGCAACAAGCCCCGCCCCAGGCCGGaggccccacccctcccccccaggcaggcctgctggctccgcccccgggcgaggacgaggacgagaCGTGGCGCCAGAGGAGGAAGCAGTCCTCCACGGAGATCTCCGCCGCCGTGGAGCGAGCCCGCCGCcgccgggaggaggaggagcgcaggatggaggaggagaggcgcgCGGCGTGCGCCGAGAAACTCAAGAGGCTGGACGAGAAGCAGCACCTGGGGGGCGGCAGCAAGCCCCCCAGCCTGGACGGCAGCTCCACCGCCGCCACGGCGggcagccccagcccctccctgTCGGCCTCCTCCCCCAACATCAGCCAGCCCCCGTCCCCCTGCGTGGACCCAGAGGAGCCCCCCTTGCTGTCCGTTCAGCCAGGAGCAGGGCCCGGCGGGGATAGGCAGAGGGCgaacagcaacagcagctatGACTCCAACACTG ACACCCAGCCATGTCCCCAGCCCCCAGTGCcccagcaacagcagcccctgtTGGAGGCCCCTATCGCTGGGGAGTGCAAGGAAGAAGCCCCGGGTGGCACTCACCCACgtagcggaggaggaggagcagggggaggagacccagtgaagggggagagtattggtggaggagctggtcgCCAAGCCAGCGGGCTTCCTGCCCAGGGATACTCCAAGTACCAGAAGTCCTTGCCCCCTCGCTTCCAGAGGCAGCAGCAG GAGCAGCTCctgaagcagcagcagcagtggcagcagcagcagcacagccagGTGAGCCAGCAGGGCCCgctgcctccccagcccccggccccccaggGGCCCTCCCCAGGCTCCacgccccagccctgccccaagCAGTCCCCCCTCTACCAGCCAGGCTCCATGGGGCGCCCCCCACCGCTGGCCATGAACTTTGACCCCCGCTGGATGATGATGCCCTACATGGACCCCCGTATGATGCAGGGCCGCCCCCCACCCATGGACTACTACTCCACTAACATGCACCCCTCAG GTATGATGGGGCGGGAGAGGTCTGATTCAGGGGGCTCTGGTTCAGATCCCTTCGACAGGCAGCAGCACCCTGGACACCCGCACCGCGGGACTCCCCCCATAGACCCGAAGCTGGCCTGGGGCCCAGAGGTGTTccctgggggtgtggagggtcgTGGACTCAGCTCCCCCCTCAGGCAGAAGCAGGAGGATGAGGATATGAGCAAGGGGCCCAG GAGTGACACCCCTCCAGTGCGCATGCGAGAAGGAGGCCCAGGGCCCATCCAGCAGCCCAGCTCAGCCTCCGGCTCCTCCAACCAGACCCCACCCCCGGTGGGCAACCAGGTGGGCGGGCAGGGTGGCAgccaccacccccatccccaccagtCCTTCATGGGTGGCCGGGGCAACTACAGCAACTTTCCTGACAGTGGCACCCGGATGCCTCCCCACCAGCAGCAAAGAGGCAGTGGGGGGGGCTTCAGCCACCAGGACGAGGGCCCCCCTAGGGGAGGAGGCCAGCAGGGCCAGATCTGGGGCACCCCCCACTACGACCGCAACGGGCGCGCCGACCTCTCCCCCCTGGAGAGCAGCTcccaccttcaccaccaccacggCCACCACCCCCACAACCCCTCCCACTTCCACCTCCAAACACACAAGCCCGAGAACGGCCGCGAGCCCAAGAAGGgggacccctcccccccgcttCACCAGccgtccctgtcctcctcctgctcctcctcctcctcttcatcctcggCCAGGGAGGATGGCAGCGGCAAGGCGGCCCTGCATCACCTGCCCACCCAGAGGGAGCACGAGACTCACGGCGGAAGTGGAGGCAGCGTGAAGCAGGACAAAACCACCCCCGGGCACGCTCACTCGTCCTCCCAGTCGTccgctccacccccctcccagcacccgctccacccccaggcccagccccagcagcagggctcccagcagcagcagcaccaccacGCCAAGCCCAGAGAGGGCCTGAGAGGACGGGAGCAGAAGACTGAGACCCAGTGGGGGCCGAGGCCCGGCTCCAGCAACACACCCGGGGCCTCTTCTCACAGCAGGAGGGCCAACGCCGCAGTGGGTGGGAGCGCCCGAGGGGAGGATTCAGCCAATCCCTCGTCCGACCACAAACCTTCCAGCCAGTCAGGGGGCAGCAATGCCAACAAGAGGGCGGGGCCCATTAAGAGGCCCGTGctgaaggagatgaagagggagggcggagagggcgaaggaggagagaagcccaACGCGGGGGGATCCGGGAAGGACAAAGAACCGGACAGCAGCCAGCCACCGTCGGCTAAGCAGGACGCCTCCTCAGGCCCACAATCCTCTGCTCTGTCTGGTAAAGACGACGCGGCGCAGACCGCCAAGCCACGCAACGGCGGGAAGGACCGGCCCGCAGGAGGCGGAGGTCCAGGAAGAGGGCCCAAAGATGGGGacaaccctgccccctcctctgggtactctggccccccctccaggagggagagggagcgttCCTTCGAGAGGGGCGGGGCGGCGTCCTACTCCGCCAGGGGCAGCCGAGCCAGCCGGGGACGCGGGGGCGAGTTTTACGGCCGTGGGCGAGGTTACCGCGGGACGTATGCGGCCGGCGCGCCCGGCGGGAGCGTCAGCACCCGAGGCAGGGGCGGCGGCCGTAGCAGCCGGGACTACCGGCCCTCCGTGGGTACCGGCTACCACCAGGAGTTCAAAGGTGAGACTTCGGGGGGGCGGCACGGCCAGGAGAGGTCGCAGCCCAACCTGGCGCGCGCCAGGAACCGCAGCGAGACGCGCAGCGAGGGCTCCGAGTACGAAGAGATCCCCaaaaggaggaggcagaggggctcGGAGACGGGCAGCGAGAGTGCAGCCAGCGACCTCGCCCAGTCTGACAAGGAGGACCGCAAGCCCAGCACCAAGAACGGCTCCGACGGTATCCCCGGTGGCGGCGGCCCAGCCAGAGGCTCCCAGGCCAGGGTGTTCACCCCCAGGGGAGTGCCCTCCAGGAGGGGCCGGggcggaggtggtggaggaggagggatctataggagcgggggagggggaggaggtatgGCCGGCGCTCACAGGTCAGGGTCAGGCTCCGCCTCCCAGGGCTGGTCCTCGAAGCCGTCGGCCTCTGTGCGAAAGCAGCAGGCACCATCTCAGTCGTCCGCCCCCAAGGAGCCGGGCCGAGGGAGTAGCGGGGACAAGAAGGAGAAGGCAGCTGATGGTAGCCAGGCCCAGAGCCAGGGAGCCAACCCTCCACAGTCCCAGTCCGCCCCTGCTGCCACTGCTCCAGCCCCACAGGGCTCCGCTGAGAACGGGGGCATCGGGACCCAGCAGTCCTCAACCAACTCGACCTCTACTTCCAGCGGCCCCCTTCCGCTTCCTCTGTCGGGCTCAGAGGGGCGTGGGTTTCCTCCTAGGGGCTTTGAGCGCCCGCCTCGTCGCCGGCGCCACGGCCGCTCCCAGCATCAGCAGGATAAGCCGCCGCGCTTCCGCCGGCTGAAGGAACGAGAGAACGCCGCTCGCATCAACGGGGGCGTTGGGGTCATTGGTGGAGGGAGACCCTCCTCACCTTCCCAGAATTCTGTTCAGGATACAGACTGTGTCCCCAACACAGCTCCCACAACTGGGAACGCCCAGAACGCTAACCACAACGCCACAACGACTACAAACAACAACAGCGCCAGTGGCCATCTTGGCAGTGCTAATGTGAATTTGAAcagccatcaccaccatcactacAACCAGGGCAATGCTGGACAGTCTCAATCTCAGCACCACCACAACCATAATCCTGTAGGGGGCGCCAAATCCCCGGACTTCTCCAACCATAACTCGGACCAGGCCAACGAAGAGTGGGAGACGGCCTCGGAGAGCAGCGACTTCACCGAGttccgagagagagaggcaggaggagggaagtcGTACTCttctcaccatcaccaccacccaacaggcagaggagggggagggggcgttgGCGAACGAGAGATGACGGCGAAGGAGTCTGCGGCGAACAAGAGAAGCTTCTCTAGCCAGCGCCCTGGGATGGAGCGTCAGAACCGCAGGGTgaacacaggaggaggaggtggaggaggaggaggtggtggaggaaggggTCCGCGAGGCCCGCCTggtgggggcggaggaggaggagcaggcaacGGAGGAGGCAACCGGGGAGAGAGGCGTGGCAACTGGCCTTCCCCcaagaacaggaagtga